A genome region from Sceloporus undulatus isolate JIND9_A2432 ecotype Alabama chromosome 1, SceUnd_v1.1, whole genome shotgun sequence includes the following:
- the GZF1 gene encoding GDNF-inducible zinc finger protein 1, translating into MESNAVLLESKSSPLNLLNEMHQLRLLGHLCDVTVSVEYQGVRAEFVAHKAVLAATSKFFKEVFLNEKGMDGPRTNVLLNEVQVADFASFLEFVYTARVEVEEDRVQRMLDIAEKLKCLDLSETCFQQKKQMLESVLLELQNFSESQEAEEDNSAQPSSLPNAIGDTQNDNVNYFSNSSLERPRDGEHLEAPTVKLKEKLDKKKEALKIPCAKIRRASGRLAGRKVFVEIPKKKYTRRLREQQKYADAVAEESRLSIDHDMCEEGGKEEEKEKEQVANSMKPEHKECEGTSELGNVNKLEEDKKNRGGNFTCSTCEREFLYEKSFLKHIKHSHGIAAEIIYCCETCGQTFANRCNLKSHQRHVHSSERHFPCELCGKKFKRKKDVKRHILQVHEGGRERHHCLQCGKGLSSKTALRLHERTHTGDKPYGCTECEAKFSQPSALKTHMRIHTGEKPFVCTDCGARFTQNHMLIYHKRCHTGERPFMCETCGKSFASKEYLKHHNRIHTGSKPFKCEVCFRTFAQRNSLYQHLKVHTGERPYCCDQCGKQFTQLNALQRHHRIHTGEKPFMCNACGRTFTDKSTLRRHTSIHDKNTPWKSFLVVVEGASKNDEDSKRELDEENGMTHSKISEKLLSFSENGHYQTLTAVQENLTALHENGPPSITNCKLAGTTVSQETPTAATLHDLTVLHTQTDSLQPPLHTLVNME; encoded by the exons atggaaagTAATGCTGTTCTTCTGGAATCTAAATCCTCACCACTAAACCTCCTGAATGAAATGCACCAGCTACGTCTCCTTGGACACCTTTGTGATGTGACTGTGAGTGTGGAATACCAAGGTGTCAGGGCAGAGTTTGTCGCTCACAAAGCTGTGTTGGCAGCGACAAGCAAGTTTTTTAAAGAGGTGTTTCTTAATGAGAAAGGCATGGATGGACCAAGGACAAATGTATTATTGAATGAAGTCCAAGTAGCTGACTTTGCATCTTTTCTTGAGTTTGTGTATACTGCCAGAGTGGAAGTAGAAGAGGATCGGGTACAGCGCATGCTGGATATAGCTGAAAAGTTAAAGTGCTTAGATTTGTCAGAAACCTGCTTTCAACAAAAAAAgcagatgcttgaatcggtgTTGTTGGAGTTACAAAATTTTTCTGAATCTCAGGAAGCTGAAGAGGACAATAGTGCCCAGCCAAGCAGTTTGCCTAATGCAATTGGTGACACACAAAATGACAACGTAAACTATTTCTCAAATTCTTCACTTGAAAGGCCCAGGGATGGGGAGCATCTTGAGGCTCCCACTGTTAAATTAAAGGAGAAGTTAGACAAAAAAAAAGAAGCGCTGAAAATACCCTGTGCCAAAATCAGGAGGGCCAGTGGAAGACTGGCTGGAAGGAAAGTATTTGTGGAAATACCCAAAAAAAAGTACACAAGGCGCCTGAGAGAGCAACAGAAGTATGCTGACGCTGTTGCTGAAGAGAGCAGGCTCTCCATAGACCACGACATGTGTGAAGaaggtggaaaggaggaggagaaggagaaagagcaagTGGCAAACAGCATGAAGCCTGAACACAAAGAGTGTGAGGGCACCAGCGAATTGGGAAATGTGAATAAGCTGGAGGAGGACAAAAAGAACCGTGGTGGCAATTTTACATGCAGCACCTGTGAAAGAGAATTCCTATACGAGAAgagctttttaaaacatataaagcaCAGCCACGGAATTGCAGCTGAAATTATTTACTGTTGCGAAACATGCGGCCAGACTTTTGCCAACCGGTGCAACCTCAAAAGCCACCAGCGACACGTCCACAGCAGCGAGCGCCACTTCCCATGTGAGCTCTGTGGTAAGAAGTTCAAGAGGAAGAAGGACGTCAAGAGGCACATTCTGCAGGTTCATGAGGGTGGTAGGGAGCGTCATCACTGCCTACAATGTGGAAAGGGTTTGAGCTCCAAAACGGCCTTGAGGCTTCATGAAAGGACACATACAGGCGACAAGCCTTATGGGTGCACAGAGTGTGAGGCTAAATTTTCTCAGCCTTCGGCACTTAAAACACACATGAG AATCCACACGGGTGAGAAACCTTTTGTTTGCACTGATTGTGGAGCAAGATTCACACAGAATCACATGCTTATTTATCATAAAAGATGTCACACAG GGGAACGGCCATTCATGTGTGAAACGTGTGGGAAGAGCTTTGCCTCTAAGGAGTATTTGAAACACCATAATAGAATCCATACGGGGTCCAAGCCATTTAAATGTGAAGTTTGCTTCCGAACATTTGCACAGAGGAATTCATTGTATCAGCACCTAAAAGTTCATACAG GTGAACGTCCTTACTGTTGTGATCAGTGTGGTAAGCAGTTCACACAGCTCAATGCGCTGCAGCGCCATCATCGgattcacacaggggagaaaccatttatgTGCAACGCTTGTGGTCGGACATTTACTGACAAATCTACTCTTCGACGGCATACCTCA ATTCATGATAAAAACACACCGTGGAAGTCTTTTCTTGTAGTTGTTGAAGGAGCCTCGAAAAATGATGAGGATTCCAAGAGAGAGCTTGATGAAGAAAATGGTATGACTCATTCCAAGATATCAGAGAAGTTGCTGTCTTTCTCTGAAAATGGGCACTATCAGACTCTGACTGCTGTCCAAGAAAACCTGACTGCTTTGCATGAAAATGGGCCCCCTTCCATAACCAACTGCAAGTTGGCAGGCACAACAGTGTCCCAAGAAACCCCCACTGCCGCAACTTTGCATGATCTCACAGTGTTACACACCCAGACAGACTCACTTCAGCCACCTCTTCATACTTTGGTGAATATGGAGTAG